The genome window ATTTCATAAAATATAGGTGGTGTATTTTGTTATAATAACAAAGATGAATTGTACATCCTTCAATTCATTACAACGGCTATCTCATGATAATGAAACCCCAAGTAGGTAGAAAGGGAGAAGAATGTTTATTATTCTTCTCCTTTTTTATATGTTCACAAACGGAACATATAAAAAGGGAGTCTGCTTGCTTTTGTAATAAAATAAATGTCGAATTTATCAGAATTTTTTATATTTTTGTTGTTTTATTTCTCTTTTAATGTTAAACTCATAATTACAAAGAGAGAGTAAACAAAAACCCTTTAGTGATTAAATTTTCTGAATTTTTAGTTTTATACGGCGGTTTACTCCATTTGATTGACATGTTTGTGCATTGCATTCTCTACTCTTTCTTTGTTGTACCCTACCAAAGAAAACAACTTGAATCAGGACAAGTTGTTTTCTTCGGTAAAAATTTAATTTAATGTTTTTATAATAAAGTCCTTTAAAACAACTTTATTGTTAGCAGCAGTACACAGTGTAAAAATGTAAACCCTAATTCAGGTTTTTTTTATTTTCATTACGATACGTGAAATTTTAGTGTTGGATATTTCCCATAAATCCATATACTTTGAAGTAACTTGTATCTATTCGACATATGACGCTTCAATTTATTTAAAATAATTAAAAATAGATTAACAATCTATGAATCATAAAAAAGCTGAATCTCTTCTTACAGAAGGAGTTTCAACTTTTTTATTTTGTTAGCATACCCATTGCAACAAGATGCAATTATATTTCAGTGTATCCGCATCTTGTAGCTATTATTATGTATGCTATATTCCACAAAATAATTACAAAAATATCTGCTGTTCCAATTTTATTCTATGATGTATTGCAAAAAATAATTCCATATTTGTGAACGAATGTTTGATTTTATGGAATTTTGTACAGGCTGTTACTACTATATTATCCACTTGGAGTGATTATCAATGTTTGGTTTGGGTAAAAAAAGAACTCGATTTGGTAATTATTTAGATCGCCGAGGTGTTAAACAACAATGGTTAGTTCAGATGACTGGATTAAGCAAATCATTAATAAGTGATTTAGCAAATAAAAAAGATCGCGTACCCACTCTTACATCAGCAACTAAAATCATTAAAACACTGAAAAAATACGATAAAAGTATAGATTATCATGACTTTTGGGATATAGATGTTTAATGATACTTAGAATATGTCTCTCATAACAAATGTTCTCATGAAAACACTTTGCTTTACAGCGTACTGTTCCAAGTTTGATTGCCGGTAATCAGATACATTGAGACTCCCACGACTAAAGTCGCAAGCCCTAATCCTTATGGATTAACGGGTGGGATTCTTGAATGACTAAACGTTCGCAGGCCATTTCTGTTTTGAACAGCCTTCAAGATTAGGGCATCTCATTGCCCCTCCTAAGACAGTGCATATAGCATCTTAGGCTGATTGACTGTTACCATCAACCACAGTTGCGTAGCGAATATTCATCGCCCCAACGATATCACGGTGTTTCTCGAACCCGCATGAGCACTTGTATTTTCTATCTTGTGCCTTATTCTTTGCAGAACATTTCGGACATGTTTGACTTGTATAAGCAGGGTTCACATATTCGACTTTAATACCAACTAATGTCGCTTTGTACTCGATGAATTGTGCTAAACGATAAAATGACCAAGTATGTAGATTTTTTTCGTTTTTACGGCTTGTGCATGCCGTCTGTCTGATATTTGTTAGTTGTTCTAATCGAATGACAGAGATATTATTTTTAGTTGCAAAATCAACGATCTCACGACTTATTTTGTGGTCTTTGTTTTTCATCCATCTTTGTTCTTTATCATCAAATTGGCGAACGGCATTCAGTTTCTTGTCTTCTCCTAACTTCTTGCGAACACTACGAAACTTACGTTTTATATATTTGTTTTGCCTACCATTACCAAAGAAACGAACCTTGTCATCATCTGTGATGGCTACCGCAGGAACTTTGAGACCTAAATCTACACCTATAATCTTTGTTCCGGTCTTTTCTGTTGTTGGAATCGTGACCGAAATTTGTCCTATCCACTTATGCGATTTCTTTGTGATACGAAGTGTACCTAACTTGTGCTTTAACAAGTTAAAATTGCGATTATCTTTGTCGATTAACAAAGCACGAACCTTTAAGCGAGTTGACTTTCCATTCACCATAAACGGAATCGATATGTGTGTGAAGTCAAATGAATAATTTTGGTTGTTCCATACGCAAACGGGTTTCTTTAGAATCGGAACGATTTTGTATTTACTTTTCTTCACCTTTGTAGAAAATACACTTTTCGCATCTTTAATTGCTTGATTCTTCACTGCACTTGGGATATTGGCTTCAATATCTTTTGTACTTTTCTTAGTACTTTTCTTTGCTCCAACCATTTCAGATACAAGTGCATTAATGACTTTGATATACTCGTAACTACTTTGTTCCAATAGTTGGATTTGTTCTTTTGTAGGAAGCAATTTAACTTTGACTGTGATAGTTTGTGACACAACTTTCACCCCCTCGTTTTTTGACTTTCGACATAATGTTTAATTGTCTCACTTGATACATTCCCAGCAGTAGAAACAAAATAGGAACGTGTCCATAGACTTGGCAAGTGCATGAGATGAGGAAACTCTTCTCTCAAACGTTTTGAGGTCACTCCTTTTATTTTTGCCATTGTATCAGCTGGACTAAGTGTTGGTAGTGTATTCAAGAACAAGTGAACGTGGTCTTTGTCACATTCCATTGCGACAATAATAATATCCAGTTCGCTACATATTTCTTGAATCAACACTTTGAAACGTTCTTCTACTTGTGTGTTAAGGAAAATCTTTCTTCTGTATCGTGGACAAAACACAAAATGATAGTTAATTAATGATACAGTTGTTTTGGTTCTTCTATAATCATTTTTCATATCCCTATTGTATCAGTTAAGTTGTTAAACTGCAACGTTAGGGATATGAAAAGATACCAACATTTTGGATACTTAAGGTACCACAACCCTTACGGTTTTTAGTGGTACTCCGTATCCAATCTCACTTTCATCCCCTGCCTAAAGACGATGGGCTTTCCCGTTCGGAAAAGGCTGTAAAAAAAGCAAAACCGGCACTATATTATGGTTCTGGTGCAAAAAGAAGCAGACAGCTAAATCACTATAAATATTACCTGCTCTACGGGCGATTTTTATTCGGAATAAAAAAGTTAATATCGATTCATATTTTTACAAAATTAGAGGTTTGCACCAGAACCCTTTCTCTATGATCTAACTGTTATTATATTCATAAACTCATTTATCGATGTGGCTTGAAAGATACGTAAATTAGAAGAATTAATATCATAGTGCTTATCTGTAATGATGAGAATAGAAGGAAAGAACTTTGAATTTTTAGGCTGCCATGATTCGTTTTGCCATTCTAAACTTGCATAGTAATACTCATACCTGTTAATCTTCTCTTGCATAACCGATTTACTATACACTGATTTTTGCACCTCAATAAAAAATGGAGCTTTGCGCCATATAGTAAAGGCATCTGGTTCCATGTGCTCTTTCCTATATTTCGGTTCTACATTAAATACCTTTGGCTGTTCAAAATGAATGAGTTGTTTGTATACATCGACAATACCAAGAAAATGCGGGATCTTCTGGCTTGTTTTTCGTACTGTACTTGGTTGGGGGAAATATATATATGGCTGCTGTGACACATTTGCATCCACATAACCATCTCTACGTAAACGTTTCATCACCGTATTGCAACAAGTAACTGCGTTCTTCAGCCCTCCAAAATGCAAATCAATGATATCATCCCTAGACATACAACGAAACTTCTGTAAATCACTCAGAATCGCTTTATCCCTCGTTCTCATCGTCTAACACTCCAAACACAGGTTGTTGTTCTTCTTGTTGACTCAGAAGCGTGACATCTGCTTTACCGACGCGATATGGTTCTGTTATCTGTTTCGCTCTACTTAATTCTAAATAAGGAGCTTGCACTTTCTTTAATCCATTTAACTTTAAAATCATTTGTCCGGACTGTTCTAATTCTTCTGCTCCTGGTGTACCCATGATATTGCTGTTAATTACGCTGTCACATTTAAAACCCATTCTAACGGTCATATTAAGCTTCAACTTACCATCTAATACTTTTGCATCAGGACGTTGCATAGAAAGCATAAGAAATACACCCAATGACCTGCCGACAGCTGATATCTTTTCGACTTTACTCATGCATTCTTTCTCAGCCTGAAGCATGCCTACTTCATCGATACAAAATAAAATATATGGTTTCTTATCTTCTGTAGTTACTTTGTTGTATTCATCGATGTGGTCCACTTCATATTCTTCCATGAGCTTCCTACGTTCTTTTATTTCACTCCATAGTTTTTCAAGCATGATCTTCATTACGACTTCTTCCATGCAAACCTCTTTTACATGCTGCACTCTTCGTAAGAAGTGAAATTCAGAGTTCTTTAAATCCCCTAGGTACAAATGTAATTTATCAGGAGACATACATTGGATTAGTGTAGATAAAATGACACGTACCATGCTACTTTTACCGCTTCCTGTCTCTCCAGCAACAAGCAAATGCGGTGTGTTGGCATCGACCATATCATAGACAATCATCTTACCAAATTGATCACGCCCAACAACAATTGGGAGTCGGTATGTTTTTAAAAGTGGTTGCCACGCCTTATAACTGTAATCATATCGCTCAAGACCTGCAGCAGAATGAAACACATTGAGCACAAATTTCTTTATATCACCATCTATAGCAATGTTTTTCCCTAATATTTGTTGAAAGCAAAACCACTTTTTTTCTATCTTCTGCGGATCCAAACCATTTGGAATCGTAAATATATACCGTACACGCTCTTTTGTAGATGAAACGTCATGTATCTTTGGATAAATCTGCACCTTACCTCCTCGTGTCTCATGTTCAAAATATAAACCGGCTTTTCGAAACACCTCTGCAAGTTGATGTTTTAAACTACGTTTTTGCAACCATTCTTTTACGATGTCCATAAGGCACCTCCTAAAACATTGTCACAATACGAATAAACACATATCCAATAAACCCAATTCCACCAATACGAATGCCATAATGTAATCCGTCAGATAACCAACGTGCTGCGGATACATGATCATGTTGCACAAGATACTTTTCTAACATGACCGCACTAATTACAACTGAACCCATTATCCCTAATGCAATATAGGTATTTAATATTGGTTCCGACATATGAAGAAATGCTAACGGACTTAATGAATTAAAACTACGAACTTTATTTTCTTTGTTTTTATATAAACTATCCATAAACGAACGAAAAGGAATTACTTCTTTTCTAAAACTCACGGAAATCACTCCTTTATAAACAGAATCAAAAATATTGATTCCACATAATCTCACTCACATAAAACCTTGGTAGCATTACTTTGATAAAAACCTTGATAGCTAGTTTGGTAATCCGTCATGACTTACTTTGACAGCGTAACCTTTATCTATTTTGGTAATACTTTATTTCATTACTTTGGCAGCTGCTTTGGTAAATCATATTACTCACAGCTTGTACATTATTAACACTTTTGTTTAAAAAAATCATGCATTGGTAAAAATGGAAGTAAACAAGTATATAAGAATAGGAGTGTAATCAGTGTTTGGATTGGGGAAACCACTATCTAAGTTCGGTAAGTTTTTAAGAAGAAATGAAATTGGTCAAACGGAATTGAGGGAATGGAGTGGAGTAAATCAAAATACCATCAGTAGAATTTCAAGATCAAACGAATACAAGCCGTCATTGGGTAATGGACAAAAAATAATTAAAGCTTTGAAGAAGAAAGGATATAAAGTAGATTTTGATGATTTTTGGATGTAGCTTCACTCAATTGAGCGGGGCTATTTTTTTTACAAAAAACTCTTTGTAAAAGAACATAAGTTCGCATACAATAAGTACATATATTCTATGTTTTAAGGAGAAATAATGGTGTATGACTATTCATTTTTACCGAATCGAATTGTTTTATTCAAAGTGATTATAGTAATAAAGAAAAAAATGAGTACATACAGTATTCTGCAGATGGAATATATTTTGAAGGTTTAGAAATAACACCCTTGGAATGGCTCGAACAAACAGTTGAAACGTTAAAAAAAAGCATTAAAAAATACAAAATAACGCAAAAAATACCACCCGTTATAGGCGGTTTTATCTTACACTTCTAACTCCGTTGCCATTTCCTCTAACACGTTCTCCTTCAAGTAAAGAAATGCCGCTTGCTCCTCCTTCGACATCCCTCTTTGAGAACTTATCCCGTCCAGTAGTAACCACTCCGCATCCCCTACGATATTTCTGTATTTCACCTTGTCCTCATCATGTAACAACATCGCTAACATTTCTTCAGTGCTGGCGATAGATAGTGTTCTCCCGTTTTCGTCAACGAAATAAACGGAAATAATATCACTCGCCTTATAGATTTCAAAATTGTACGTATTTACACCGCGTTTTACTTTCGTATTATAAAAAGTTAGATTTTGTCCGGCGGACATCTTCAATTCGTATAAGTCTAAAGGTTCTATCCGTTCCATTACCTCGTCCCCTTTTACGTTATTTAACTACATGTAAAATTTTAACACCGCAATATTAACGTGGTGTTAAGTTAGGGTGAATTTTTGTTTAACGATATTGGTTCATTCCTATTCAACATCAATTATATTGATAAATTTAAAGGTATTTTTATGATAAAATGCATCGTTACATATCACTTCCTGCTTCATAGGATCGATATCGATAACAGTCATATAACTTGTGAGTATATAACCGGCTTCATAATATGTAATCAGTATTTCCTTTTCGGATAACAACGAACTTATTAGTTTACTTTCAATTCGTTCCTTAGCGTCTTGGGTAACAATAGGCCTTGATACCTTTATCTGTTCCTCGATAATCTTTCGTATACCAGCAAATTATTCCGGCATACTTGCAAAGGGAGTCCACTTTACCATTCCTCTTCCTTTTGGCATATTTGCATTATTCATGATTTATGTCCCCCTAATAATGTGTTTCTGTATCTTGCGGTAGCGCTACTTGTGTAAGAAACGCCTCGCAAAATACTGTTTTTACCGAAGCGAGTTCTTATTTCGTCCATCACCTTCGTTAATCTCATTTCCTTTTCTCGCTGTATAACATTATCGAATAGAGAAATCTGTTCTTCTCCTTCGTTTATTAGATTCGTTAGGGAAATGCTTACAGTTCGAATTGGTTCACCGGTATACAGTGCGTGTAAATAATATGTACAAACATGGTAAATATCCATCGTTAGATTAGTTGGTCGATTTAACGTGTGCGTTTTGCTTATTCTGCCTGCAAATCCCTTACTGTAACCGATAGAAAAGTGGATTGTTTGAGCAAGTTTCTTTTGCATACGTAATCGATAACAAACTTCCTCGGTATGTTCTAATAAAATAATCGGAAATTCATCTATCGTATAATCACGTAACAGGATTTGACTTTTAGCGATAGATGTCGTAGTTGGAATGTATTTTTCAGAAATCCTACTAAAGTCTATTCCGTTTGCATGTAAGTGAAGCTCCTCACCGATTATCCCGAAACTTTGTTTTAAATATTTAAGTGGATAATTAGCTAAATCACCAATCGTATGAATCCCTTTTCGGCTTAACTTCGCCTCTGTTTTATGAGAGATACCCCAAAACTCACTTAGAGGGCGTATGGGCCATAATTTTATAGGTACATCTTCGTAGGTCCAATAAGCGATACAGTCTTTATTTTTCTTTGCCTCCACGTCCAAAGCTACTTTACTCATTAATAAGTTTGGTCCGATACCAATCGTACTGTCTATGCGAGTACGCTGATATATCTCACTTCTAAATTTCAGTGCAAAATCATACGGATCATTCGCAAATAAATGGATACTTGCTGTCATATCCATGAAGAATTCGTCTATTGAATATTGATGAAAGTCCTCTGGCGCTACGTATTGTAGAGCTAATTTCGTTATGTAATTCGAGCATCTAATATACGTTTCCATGATTGGATTTACCACAATGACATCTTGCCTTCGTGGTATTTCGTATAGCCGGCTCATCTTCTTTACCCCTAATTTTTTAAGTGGAGGAGTCGCTGCCAAAACGATTGAACCGTTGCGATTAACGTCACCTACTACTGCTAATTTTGTCCGTAATGGATCAAGGCCCATTTTGATACAGGATACGCTTGCATAAAAGCTACGAAGATCTACACATAAAATAATTCGATTTGGTAAAAGAGAATAATCATACAAGATAACCACCCCTAACAACAGAACATTTGTTCTTATTATATACGAACTTACGTTCTTTTAGAAGTCTTTTTTAAGAAAATATTGGTTAAAATAAAAAAGAGCGGCCATATGACCGCTCTCTGAAAATCCTATTAAGTTTATAATTGATATTATGATGTTAGTTTGAAAAATTATGGGTAAATTCTGTATTTTCTAATTTCAAAGCCTTCGTTACTGTTGGTTTGGAATAGTGTTTGATTAAAATGGGACTACAAACGCTGGATTTATAACATAAGAAAAACTCACATTTTGAAAAAAGATTAATCAAAATGTGAGTTCAATTTGTTATTAGATGATTATTTTTTATAAAAATGTTTGATCATTTTTAGGTTCGTTTTGTTGAATATTAGCGCTCGTTAGCTGAATCACACCAATTAATTTTTCAGGATATAAATTTTTGCAAATAAAAAATTGTTACTTTAATGGAGTATTTTGGGGTTTTATAACAGCATCTTTTTTCGGCATTATGTCACCATTTATATCTTTAAAAAATAGAGGTAGTCCTTCTGCTAAGACAGGGTGTATAACTTTAGTTGGGTCTTGTCTTTGATGATGAATATGTAAATGAGGTTCTGAAGATGAACCGCTATTCCCAACACGTCCTATTACATCCCCTGGTTTTACATGATCTCCTACTTCAACAGAGATACTATCTTTTTTTAAATGGTTAAGTAAAAGATAAGTACCTGTTTCTTTTATTTTTATGTACACATGATTTCCTTCCATTGAAATAAAATTTTCTGACCCTGGTTTAATGTCAGCTTCATCATCTGAAACAGCAATTACTATTCCAGAAACCGGTGAATGAATTTCTTTATTCCATATTCCGTAATCTTCATTACTGTCACTATTAATATTATATGGTTCCATTACTAAATCATATGCCCATCTCTCTGATGCCCATGTTGCATGAGGTAAATTATCTTTGACACTATTACCGCCCCAACCAACTACAGTTTTTTCAGTTAAAGGCCAACTTACAGTTATAGATGGTTGAGCACGTTTAATAGTGTTTGGGTAAGCACAAAGAATAATATTCATGGTCATTAATTAATATTGGAAAGATTAATACTATGTTTATATGATTCAAAGTACAATTGTAATCTTGTCAAAACACTTGAAGTTTATCTAGACAAAGACACCGACACACTAACTTATCGTCTAAAGAGGATATCTGAAATAGGCGAAATTGATATTAAAGACCCAAACAATAAAATAATGTTATACATTGGTGTAAAGTTCGAAAAATATTTGCGATAATGAACATTTTGTGAATTTTACCAAAAAGGAATCCTATTTTTCTCTTTTGACAACAATGTAATTATAAAATAAACATTCTATACTAAAGTCTAGAAGCACAGTACTTCAAATAATTGGTGCAGCCTTAATCCCTGGTGCAAAGACCCCTAGGCTTGTTACAGAAGAAATGGTAAAAGCAATGAAACTTGGTTCAGTTATTGTCGATTTTGCCATCGACCAAGGTGGCATTGTTGAAACTTACGATTATATAATCACTCATGATAATCCTACATTTGAAAAATATGGGGGTGTTCATTAGTCTGTTGCAAATATGCCTAGAGCGGTTTTTAGAACAGGAACAATTGTATTAACGAATGTTACAATTCCATATGCAGTAGCAATTGCTGATAAAAAAGTCTAGCAAAAGCCATTACTAAAAATATAGCACTAAAATGTTGTGTAAACGTAGTAAAAGGGGAAATCACCTTCAATGCAGTTGCAAAAGGTCTTGGCTATCATTATGTAACAGTTGAAAATGCTCTTGAAAAGAACTAGCTGCTAATTAAAAAATTTCCAGATTTCATCGTTCATCCCCTCAAGACGCTCTTGGGGGGATTTTTATTAAAGGGGGACGGGATGATGAACCAATTTAGTTACCGTGATACCTGGGTAGAGACTTCACTTCATAATATTGCCTATAATTTAAATCAGTTTCAATCAAATATAAATCCCCAAACAAAGATAATGGCTGTTGTGAAAGCAGATGGGTATGGACATGGTGCAGAAAAAGTTGCAATGACAGCGATTCAAGCAGGAGCAGATTATCTTGCAGTTGCTTTTTTAGATGAGGCCATAAAATTAAGAGAAAATGGGATAACTGCCCCTATTCTTATTCTGGGATATACTCCTGTACGCTCTATTAGAGAAGCTATTTTACAGAACATCACGTTAACCGTATTTGACCATGAAGTGTTAGATGAAATTATTGCTCAATCTGCGCAATTAAAAAGGCTAGTGGCCATTCATTTAAAGTTGGACACAGGGATGTCAAGGATTGGAGTACCGTCCGCTGCTCAGGCACTCACTCTTGCGAAAAAGGCCATTGCGGTTCCTTTTGTTTATTTAGAAGGAATCTTTACTCATTTTTCCAGTGCGGATAGTAAAGATAAAGCTTTTACATTTGACCAATTTAATAAATTTCAAGAAATAATTGGCCATATTGAAAATGAAGGAATTCATATACCTTTGAAACATTGTTGCAATAGTGCAGCCACCATGAATTTTCCAGAAATGCACTTGGATATGGTGCGAATTGGAGTTGCTCTATACGGTTTATATCCTGATGCCTCCTAAAAAAACACCCTATCCGTTTAAAACAAGCAATGAGCTTTAAAACAAAAGATGCTTCTTGAATTCAAATCGCCCCACTTAACAGTTGTGGCACACAAGAATTATAAGATTGTAGAAAAATAGCTAAGGTATGCTGGTACAAAGATACAAACGGAGAATTTTCTCTAATCAGGGTAAAAATTAGCTGTTTTCGTATTTATGGAATGTTCACTCATTTTGCGCGTAAAACATTTACTGCAAGTGATATGTATATCATAACACAATCGCTAAAATAAGTGGTCATCGGTCGTTCAACGGTACAAAAATTTATAACATCCCTAAAAAAAACCAAGCATGAACACTTAAGGTTTATGCTTGGTTTTTTTTAACATAAGATTTTGTTTTTTGAAATAGTCTTGTGAAACTTTCTCATAAAAAGCTGCTTTTGTAGAGTAAAAATATGGGATTAACCACAAGAAACCGATTCCTAAAGTAATGATACTTAATATAAACCAACCGATAAAGCTTAAACATATTAAGAAATAATCAATTTTGTGTCCGTGCATCATACGACGACTTTCAGTAATAGCTTGGTTCATTGAATATTTCGGATGG of Bacillus sp. DX3.1 contains these proteins:
- a CDS encoding M23 family metallopeptidase; this translates as MNIILCAYPNTIKRAQPSITVSWPLTEKTVVGWGGNSVKDNLPHATWASERWAYDLVMEPYNINSDSNEDYGIWNKEIHSPVSGIVIAVSDDEADIKPGSENFISMEGNHVYIKIKETGTYLLLNHLKKDSISVEVGDHVKPGDVIGRVGNSGSSSEPHLHIHHQRQDPTKVIHPVLAEGLPLFFKDINGDIMPKKDAVIKPQNTPLK
- a CDS encoding XRE family transcriptional regulator — its product is MFGLGKKRTRFGNYLDRRGVKQQWLVQMTGLSKSLISDLANKKDRVPTLTSATKIIKTLKKYDKSIDYHDFWDIDV
- a CDS encoding replication-relaxation family protein, which translates into the protein MRTRDKAILSDLQKFRCMSRDDIIDLHFGGLKNAVTCCNTVMKRLRRDGYVDANVSQQPYIYFPQPSTVRKTSQKIPHFLGIVDVYKQLIHFEQPKVFNVEPKYRKEHMEPDAFTIWRKAPFFIEVQKSVYSKSVMQEKINRYEYYYASLEWQNESWQPKNSKFFPSILIITDKHYDINSSNLRIFQATSINEFMNIITVRS
- a CDS encoding FtsK/SpoIIIE domain-containing protein codes for the protein MDIVKEWLQKRSLKHQLAEVFRKAGLYFEHETRGGKVQIYPKIHDVSSTKERVRYIFTIPNGLDPQKIEKKWFCFQQILGKNIAIDGDIKKFVLNVFHSAAGLERYDYSYKAWQPLLKTYRLPIVVGRDQFGKMIVYDMVDANTPHLLVAGETGSGKSSMVRVILSTLIQCMSPDKLHLYLGDLKNSEFHFLRRVQHVKEVCMEEVVMKIMLEKLWSEIKERRKLMEEYEVDHIDEYNKVTTEDKKPYILFCIDEVGMLQAEKECMSKVEKISAVGRSLGVFLMLSMQRPDAKVLDGKLKLNMTVRMGFKCDSVINSNIMGTPGAEELEQSGQMILKLNGLKKVQAPYLELSRAKQITEPYRVGKADVTLLSQQEEQQPVFGVLDDENEG
- a CDS encoding transcriptional regulator; this translates as MFGLGKPLSKFGKFLRRNEIGQTELREWSGVNQNTISRISRSNEYKPSLGNGQKIIKALKKKGYKVDFDDFWM
- a CDS encoding YolD-like family protein; the encoded protein is MRKIIEEQIKVSRPIVTQDAKERIESKLISSLLSEKEILITYYEAGYILTSYMTVIDIDPMKQEVICNDAFYHKNTFKFINIIDVE
- the tnpA gene encoding IS200/IS605 family transposase produces the protein MKNDYRRTKTTVSLINYHFVFCPRYRRKIFLNTQVEERFKVLIQEICSELDIIIVAMECDKDHVHLFLNTLPTLSPADTMAKIKGVTSKRLREEFPHLMHLPSLWTRSYFVSTAGNVSSETIKHYVESQKTRG
- a CDS encoding Y-family DNA polymerase — encoded protein: MYDYSLLPNRIILCVDLRSFYASVSCIKMGLDPLRTKLAVVGDVNRNGSIVLAATPPLKKLGVKKMSRLYEIPRRQDVIVVNPIMETYIRCSNYITKLALQYVAPEDFHQYSIDEFFMDMTASIHLFANDPYDFALKFRSEIYQRTRIDSTIGIGPNLLMSKVALDVEAKKNKDCIAYWTYEDVPIKLWPIRPLSEFWGISHKTEAKLSRKGIHTIGDLANYPLKYLKQSFGIIGEELHLHANGIDFSRISEKYIPTTTSIAKSQILLRDYTIDEFPIILLEHTEEVCYRLRMQKKLAQTIHFSIGYSKGFAGRISKTHTLNRPTNLTMDIYHVCTYYLHALYTGEPIRTVSISLTNLINEGEEQISLFDNVIQREKEMRLTKVMDEIRTRFGKNSILRGVSYTSSATARYRNTLLGGHKS
- the alr gene encoding alanine racemase, producing MMNQFSYRDTWVETSLHNIAYNLNQFQSNINPQTKIMAVVKADGYGHGAEKVAMTAIQAGADYLAVAFLDEAIKLRENGITAPILILGYTPVRSIREAILQNITLTVFDHEVLDEIIAQSAQLKRLVAIHLKLDTGMSRIGVPSAAQALTLAKKAIAVPFVYLEGIFTHFSSADSKDKAFTFDQFNKFQEIIGHIENEGIHIPLKHCCNSAATMNFPEMHLDMVRIGVALYGLYPDAS
- a CDS encoding transposase yields the protein MSQTITVKVKLLPTKEQIQLLEQSSYEYIKVINALVSEMVGAKKSTKKSTKDIEANIPSAVKNQAIKDAKSVFSTKVKKSKYKIVPILKKPVCVWNNQNYSFDFTHISIPFMVNGKSTRLKVRALLIDKDNRNFNLLKHKLGTLRITKKSHKWIGQISVTIPTTEKTGTKIIGVDLGLKVPAVAITDDDKVRFFGNGRQNKYIKRKFRSVRKKLGEDKKLNAVRQFDDKEQRWMKNKDHKISREIVDFATKNNISVIRLEQLTNIRQTACTSRKNEKNLHTWSFYRLAQFIEYKATLVGIKVEYVNPAYTSQTCPKCSAKNKAQDRKYKCSCGFEKHRDIVGAMNIRYATVVDGNSQSA